In the genome of Myxococcus stipitatus, one region contains:
- a CDS encoding inorganic diphosphatase: MSESPLLPPLPHAPEVLIECPRFSFVKRRADGSVDFVSPVPCPYNYGSIPGLMSGDGDPLDAVVLGARLSRGQCVRVEVVAVLGFVDSGMPDPKVICAAQPMSGLERAGLEAFFRVYAFFKRGLHLVRGNSTDTRFTGWLPVPRAAEATARPAP, translated from the coding sequence GTGTCCGAGTCGCCGCTCCTCCCGCCGTTGCCTCACGCACCCGAGGTCCTCATCGAGTGTCCGCGCTTCTCCTTCGTGAAGCGGCGCGCGGATGGCTCGGTGGACTTCGTGTCGCCCGTGCCGTGCCCCTACAACTACGGCAGCATCCCGGGCCTCATGTCGGGGGATGGAGACCCGCTCGACGCGGTGGTGTTGGGCGCGCGGCTGTCGCGAGGACAGTGCGTTCGCGTGGAGGTGGTGGCGGTGCTGGGGTTCGTCGACTCGGGGATGCCGGACCCCAAGGTGATTTGCGCCGCCCAGCCCATGAGTGGCCTCGAGCGCGCGGGGCTGGAGGCCTTCTTCCGCGTCTACGCCTTCTTCAAGCGCGGCCTGCACCTGGTGCGCGGAAACTCGACGGACACGCGCTTCACGGGGTGGCTGCCGGTGCCGCGCGCCGCCGAGGCTACAGCACGCCCCGCGCCTTGA
- a CDS encoding DUF58 domain-containing protein, with product MIPTGRLWALFALLAIPMMAAGFFPGLGGAVLALDAVALLLALVDFLVARSARLEVRRVLPQRLNVGVPNKVELRVVHRGGRKVHVQLKDGVPESFTAKPDEAPLELPPDSETRWVYRVTPSKRGRFDFGAVYARVRGPLGLVSHEREFPAAQAISVYPDLRGANRLLLSGATLDLVNLGLRQLRRDGRGSEFARLRDYAQGDSVRDVDWKATARRGKPVTRVLESERSQSILICVDAGRSMAAQVDGLTKLDHAVNAALFLAFVAVRNGDRVGLAVFADGVKTYLPPAAGRGQYRKMVDALYSTTPSLTYVDYLALFKELNVRLHRRSLLCVFTDFLDEEQAATMVAPLHRLARRHVPLCLSVKDTALQKLLQTPPPGPEESFQHAVASELLMDREQLKSRVSQGGVQMLDVQPDDLSLAAVNRYLDIKARGVL from the coding sequence GTGATTCCCACCGGGCGCCTCTGGGCCCTGTTCGCGCTCCTGGCGATTCCCATGATGGCCGCGGGGTTCTTCCCGGGGCTGGGCGGAGCCGTGCTGGCCCTCGACGCGGTGGCGCTGCTGCTGGCCCTGGTGGACTTCCTCGTCGCGCGCTCGGCGCGGCTGGAGGTGCGCCGCGTGCTGCCTCAGCGCCTCAACGTGGGCGTGCCCAACAAGGTGGAGCTGCGTGTGGTGCACCGGGGTGGCCGCAAGGTGCACGTGCAGCTGAAGGACGGCGTGCCGGAGTCCTTCACCGCGAAGCCGGACGAGGCGCCCCTGGAGCTGCCACCGGACAGCGAGACGCGCTGGGTGTACCGGGTGACGCCGTCCAAGCGAGGCCGCTTCGACTTCGGCGCCGTGTACGCGCGCGTCCGGGGTCCGCTGGGCCTCGTGTCCCACGAGCGTGAGTTCCCCGCAGCGCAGGCCATCTCCGTGTACCCGGACCTGCGAGGCGCCAACCGGCTCCTGTTGTCCGGAGCCACGCTGGACCTGGTGAACCTGGGCCTGCGCCAGCTGCGCCGCGACGGACGCGGCAGCGAGTTCGCCCGCCTGCGCGACTACGCCCAGGGCGACAGCGTCCGCGACGTGGACTGGAAGGCCACGGCCCGTCGAGGCAAGCCCGTGACGCGCGTGCTGGAGTCGGAGCGCTCGCAGTCCATCCTCATCTGCGTCGACGCGGGGCGCTCGATGGCGGCGCAGGTGGACGGGCTCACCAAGCTGGACCACGCGGTGAATGCCGCGCTCTTCCTGGCCTTCGTCGCCGTGCGCAACGGGGACCGGGTGGGCCTGGCCGTCTTCGCCGATGGCGTGAAGACCTATCTGCCGCCCGCCGCGGGCCGAGGCCAGTACCGGAAGATGGTGGACGCGCTCTACTCCACCACGCCCAGCCTCACGTACGTGGACTACCTGGCGCTCTTCAAGGAGCTCAACGTCCGCCTGCACCGGCGAAGCCTGCTGTGCGTCTTCACCGACTTCCTGGACGAGGAGCAGGCCGCCACCATGGTCGCCCCACTCCACCGGCTGGCGCGCCGCCACGTGCCGCTCTGCTTGTCGGTGAAGGACACCGCGCTCCAGAAGCTGCTCCAGACGCCCCCGCCCGGGCCCGAGGAGTCCTTCCAGCACGCCGTCGCCTCGGAGCTGCTCATGGACCGCGAGCAGCTCAAGTCGCGCGTGAGCCAGGGCGGAGTGCAGATGCTCGACGTGCAGCCGGACGACCTGAGCCTCGCGGCCGTCAATCGCTACCTCGACATCAAGGCGCGGGGCGTGCTGTAG
- a CDS encoding MoxR family ATPase — MNATTPASPLAPSGSAVKAAHAIREGVLSEVRKAVVGQDEVLELMLCGLIAGGHVLLEGVPGVAKTLMAKALARSIGSDFKRIQFTPDLMPADILGTSIFDLKSQAFVLVRGPIFTDLLLADEINRAPAKTQSALLEAMQERGVSLEGRHQPLSPLFTVFATQNPVESEGTYPLPEAQLDRFLLKIDVGYPAPEEEDAILASVHRGFDSGDLTRAGVGAAVTKEGLLAARAALNEVNVEPPVLAYIRKLVAATRTSSRIRLGAGPRAGVHLLLASKALAALRGRDFVTPDDVRFLAGPVLKHRLLLSPDAELDGATASDVLREVVQAVEVPR, encoded by the coding sequence ATGAACGCGACAACCCCCGCCTCCCCTCTCGCCCCGAGCGGCTCCGCCGTGAAGGCCGCCCACGCCATTCGCGAAGGCGTGCTGTCCGAGGTGCGCAAGGCCGTCGTGGGCCAGGACGAGGTGCTGGAGCTGATGCTGTGTGGCCTCATCGCCGGTGGCCACGTGCTGCTGGAGGGCGTGCCCGGCGTGGCCAAGACGCTGATGGCCAAGGCGCTGGCGCGCAGCATCGGCTCCGACTTCAAGCGCATCCAGTTCACCCCGGACCTGATGCCCGCGGACATCCTGGGCACCAGCATCTTCGACCTCAAGTCGCAGGCCTTCGTGCTGGTGCGAGGCCCCATCTTCACGGACCTGCTGCTCGCGGACGAAATCAACCGCGCGCCGGCCAAGACGCAGTCCGCGCTGCTGGAGGCCATGCAGGAGCGCGGCGTGTCGCTGGAGGGTCGCCACCAGCCGCTGTCGCCGCTCTTCACGGTGTTCGCCACGCAGAACCCGGTGGAGTCGGAGGGCACCTACCCGCTGCCCGAGGCGCAGCTGGACCGCTTCCTCCTGAAGATTGACGTGGGCTATCCCGCGCCCGAGGAGGAGGACGCGATTCTCGCCTCCGTGCACCGGGGCTTCGACTCGGGGGACCTGACGCGCGCCGGCGTGGGCGCGGCGGTGACGAAGGAAGGGCTGCTCGCCGCGCGCGCCGCGCTCAACGAAGTCAACGTGGAGCCGCCCGTCCTCGCGTACATCCGCAAGCTGGTGGCGGCGACGCGCACGTCCAGCCGCATCCGTTTGGGCGCGGGACCTCGCGCGGGGGTGCACCTGCTCCTGGCCTCCAAGGCGCTGGCGGCGCTGCGCGGACGCGACTTCGTCACGCCGGATGACGTGCGCTTCCTCGCGGGCCCCGTGCTGAAGCACCGCCTGCTGCTGTCGCCGGACGCGGAGCTGGACGGGGCCACGGCCTCGGATGTCCTGCGCGAGGTGGTGCAGGCCGTGGAGGTCCCTCGGTGA
- a CDS encoding stage II sporulation protein M, with protein MEMAEFIEARRPHWEKLQKLLDQSEVQGLRGLSLDDARALGKLYRSVSSDLLWVRARSGSAEVSAYLNDLVGRAYALTYPGRRPRMADVWGFVSRGFPALFRREWRMYVASLLLLLAGAGFGYLGMLVDPDAAPYLVPAEHLELDPTKRAADEAVDQDMTVSQQAQFSSYLFTHNIQVAFLAFALGATMGLGTAVMLFVNGLFLGALAQVYAAKGLAGWFWAWILPHGIPEITAICIAGAAGLVIARAMVAPKGLQRRQALRVEAVTAVKLLFGTLALFVLAGFIEGTVSQIHPPKLSVAFKVTFALVVGSGVYSYLLSDWLRGGAPEASRPVA; from the coding sequence ATGGAGATGGCGGAGTTCATCGAGGCGCGGCGACCCCACTGGGAGAAGCTCCAGAAGCTGCTGGACCAGTCAGAGGTCCAGGGCTTGCGCGGGCTGAGCCTCGACGACGCCAGGGCGTTGGGGAAGCTGTACCGCTCCGTGTCGAGCGACCTGCTGTGGGTCCGCGCGCGCAGTGGCTCCGCCGAGGTGAGCGCGTACCTGAACGACCTGGTGGGCCGTGCCTATGCGCTCACCTATCCCGGACGCCGCCCGAGGATGGCGGACGTGTGGGGATTCGTGTCGCGAGGCTTCCCCGCGCTCTTCCGTCGCGAGTGGCGCATGTATGTGGCGTCGCTGCTGCTGCTCCTGGCGGGCGCGGGCTTCGGCTACCTGGGCATGCTGGTGGACCCGGACGCGGCGCCCTACCTGGTGCCGGCGGAGCACCTCGAGTTGGACCCGACGAAGCGCGCGGCCGACGAGGCGGTGGACCAGGACATGACGGTGTCCCAGCAGGCCCAGTTCTCGTCCTACCTCTTCACGCACAACATCCAGGTGGCCTTCCTGGCGTTCGCGTTGGGCGCGACGATGGGGTTGGGCACCGCGGTGATGCTCTTCGTCAACGGCCTGTTCCTGGGGGCGCTGGCGCAGGTGTACGCGGCCAAGGGCCTGGCCGGTTGGTTCTGGGCCTGGATTCTTCCGCACGGCATTCCCGAAATCACAGCCATCTGCATCGCGGGCGCGGCGGGGCTGGTCATCGCGCGAGCGATGGTGGCCCCCAAGGGGCTCCAGCGGCGGCAGGCGCTGCGCGTCGAGGCGGTGACGGCGGTGAAGCTGCTGTTCGGGACGCTCGCGCTGTTCGTGCTCGCGGGCTTCATCGAGGGGACGGTGTCGCAAATCCACCCGCCCAAGCTGTCGGTGGCCTTCAAGGTGACCTTCGCGCTCGTGGTGGGCTCGGGTGTGTACTCCTACCTGCTGTCCGACTGGCTGAGGGGTGGGGCGCCGGAGGCCTCGCGTCCCGTCGCCTGA
- a CDS encoding bifunctional metallophosphatase/5'-nucleotidase: protein MNPTSFYRFRPSRQSRLSGVLVLALGALAGCEKSSPPPAAPASEQPTAAPAKPAAPSEVTLLVTGGTFGQLLPTDGKGGAAELLGQWVNTEKHCPGPVKDGQPTCADSGTLALATGDHGNGPALSSFFLGAPTAEVMGRMGYAASAMGNHELAFGKEAFLSNRTTGGFPYLAANLRVKDPATAGDLSLPAFQVFERRGLKIGVVGLAAEKTVRTAMAGRADGLEVTGYEEALSSAIPEARKAGADAVVVVADTCVTELQPVVAKHPEWKLSLVAGGRCPQQVYAQENGVIFASLDRGFSKYLRTQLTFDASKPAGEKVTGAEGKFVDVAGGTPDAETAQLIAKWKAQLDEALGQQIGFTKAGIPQASPLMAKWVVGAVRDSLGTDAAILNQGGIRGDLPAGPVTRGSVYSVMPFENSLLVVKLKGEDLAKQLANPKALVAGFTAAGKGKFKDAKGKALDPAKEYSVATVEYLYFGGDGFEFEKVAPEPTETGMAWQTPVVDWTKKLESTEKKPLEKQLK from the coding sequence GTGAACCCGACCTCCTTCTATCGCTTCCGTCCCTCCCGCCAGTCCCGCCTTTCGGGCGTGCTGGTCCTCGCGCTCGGCGCTTTGGCAGGCTGCGAGAAGAGCAGTCCTCCCCCCGCGGCTCCTGCTTCGGAGCAGCCCACCGCCGCGCCCGCGAAGCCCGCGGCGCCGAGCGAAGTGACGTTGCTGGTCACTGGTGGAACGTTCGGTCAGCTCCTGCCCACCGATGGCAAGGGCGGCGCCGCCGAGCTGCTGGGCCAGTGGGTGAACACCGAGAAGCATTGCCCCGGCCCCGTGAAGGACGGCCAGCCGACCTGCGCCGACTCCGGCACCCTCGCGCTGGCGACGGGCGACCACGGCAACGGCCCCGCGCTGTCCTCCTTCTTCCTGGGCGCGCCCACCGCCGAGGTCATGGGCCGCATGGGCTATGCCGCCTCCGCCATGGGCAACCATGAGCTGGCGTTCGGCAAGGAGGCCTTCCTCAGCAACCGCACGACGGGCGGCTTCCCGTACCTGGCCGCCAACCTGCGCGTGAAGGACCCCGCCACCGCTGGCGACCTGTCCCTCCCCGCGTTCCAGGTGTTCGAGCGCCGCGGCCTGAAGATTGGCGTGGTGGGCCTCGCCGCGGAGAAGACGGTGCGCACGGCGATGGCTGGCCGCGCCGACGGTCTCGAGGTCACTGGCTACGAGGAGGCGCTCTCCAGCGCCATCCCCGAGGCGCGCAAGGCCGGCGCCGACGCGGTGGTCGTCGTCGCCGACACGTGCGTCACGGAGCTGCAGCCCGTGGTGGCCAAGCACCCCGAGTGGAAGCTCTCGCTCGTGGCGGGCGGCCGCTGCCCGCAGCAGGTCTACGCCCAGGAGAACGGCGTCATCTTCGCCTCGCTGGACCGCGGCTTCTCCAAGTACCTGCGCACGCAGCTCACGTTCGACGCGTCCAAGCCCGCGGGTGAGAAGGTCACCGGCGCCGAGGGCAAGTTCGTCGACGTCGCGGGCGGCACGCCCGACGCCGAGACGGCGCAGCTGATTGCCAAGTGGAAGGCGCAGCTCGACGAGGCGCTGGGCCAGCAGATCGGCTTCACCAAGGCGGGCATCCCCCAGGCCTCGCCGCTGATGGCGAAGTGGGTCGTGGGCGCGGTGCGCGACTCGCTCGGCACGGACGCGGCCATCCTCAACCAGGGCGGCATCCGCGGCGACCTGCCGGCGGGCCCGGTGACGCGCGGCAGCGTCTACTCGGTGATGCCGTTCGAGAACTCGCTGCTCGTCGTGAAGCTCAAGGGCGAGGACCTGGCCAAGCAGCTGGCCAACCCCAAGGCGCTCGTCGCGGGCTTCACGGCCGCAGGCAAGGGCAAGTTCAAGGACGCCAAGGGCAAGGCGCTGGATCCGGCGAAGGAGTACTCGGTCGCCACGGTCGAGTACCTGTACTTCGGCGGTGACGGCTTCGAGTTCGAGAAGGTGGCCCCCGAGCCCACCGAGACGGGCATGGCGTGGCAGACGCCGGTGGTGGATTGGACCAAGAAGCTCGAGTCCACCGAGAAGAAGCCGCTGGAGAAGCAGCTGAAGTAA